A single window of Candidatus Rhabdochlamydia oedothoracis DNA harbors:
- a CDS encoding glycosyltransferase family 4 protein has translation MKYQITLLKSSLTQTGGLEKYTWQIAQRFCQKNLPVTLLTTGASHPPFISDYLNIVSFPIDYRLSVLNLLQFNRCCAQYIKKHPTPIIFGLDRNQFQTHIRAGNGVHAAYLNYRAQEEGVYKKLSFFFNPLHQMTLQLEKKAFEHPELQILFTNSHLVKQEVLSHYDIAPEKIQVVHNGVEWTALEPHFQSWHQKKQTILQELKLPSSCYHFLFIGNNYRRKGLSKLLQALSLIDNQSFHLSVIGKEYHLADFEQQVSELNLESKVTFFGPRNDTYQFYQYADSLVIPSFYDPFANVTVEALAMGLFVVSSARNGGSEILSPTNGTVIESLEDISSFAQALHTALSHPKTEKSAVAIRESVKSFDFSHQLDRMVELILDPV, from the coding sequence ATGAAATATCAAATCACCCTTTTAAAAAGCAGCCTTACACAAACAGGTGGATTAGAAAAATACACTTGGCAGATAGCACAAAGATTTTGTCAAAAAAATCTTCCCGTAACTCTATTAACAACAGGAGCTTCTCATCCTCCGTTTATATCAGATTACCTTAACATCGTTTCTTTTCCCATTGACTATCGATTAAGCGTTTTGAATCTATTGCAATTTAATCGTTGCTGCGCTCAATACATAAAAAAGCATCCTACGCCGATTATTTTTGGATTAGATCGCAATCAATTTCAAACGCATATTCGTGCAGGAAATGGAGTCCATGCAGCTTATTTAAACTACCGAGCACAAGAAGAAGGGGTATATAAAAAGCTTAGCTTCTTTTTTAACCCCTTACATCAAATGACTTTACAATTGGAAAAGAAAGCTTTTGAGCACCCAGAATTACAGATTTTATTTACAAATTCGCATCTTGTTAAACAAGAAGTGCTCTCTCACTATGATATTGCTCCAGAAAAAATACAAGTTGTACATAATGGAGTAGAATGGACTGCCTTGGAGCCTCATTTTCAAAGTTGGCATCAAAAAAAACAAACTATTCTCCAGGAATTAAAACTCCCTTCTTCTTGCTACCACTTCTTATTCATTGGAAATAATTACCGCCGTAAAGGGTTATCTAAATTGCTACAAGCTCTTTCTTTGATAGACAATCAGAGCTTTCATTTAAGTGTAATTGGAAAAGAATATCATTTAGCAGACTTTGAACAACAAGTATCAGAGCTAAATCTAGAATCTAAAGTCACCTTCTTTGGGCCTAGAAATGACACCTATCAATTCTATCAATACGCTGATTCTTTAGTTATCCCTTCTTTCTATGATCCTTTTGCCAATGTTACAGTTGAGGCTCTTGCTATGGGCTTATTCGTCGTGTCCTCTGCACGTAATGGCGGCTCAGAAATTCTATCCCCTACTAATGGAACCGTAATTGAGTCTTTAGAAGATATATCCTCATTTGCTCAAGCTCTACATACAGCCCTTTCTCATCCCAAGACAGAGAAAAGCGCGGTTGCTATTCGCGAATCTGTAAAAAGCTTCGATTTTTCCCATCAATTAGATCGCATGGTTGAATTAATCTTAGATCCTGTTTAA